Proteins encoded by one window of Danaus plexippus chromosome Z, MEX_DaPlex, whole genome shotgun sequence:
- the LOC116777108 gene encoding uncharacterized protein LOC116777108 isoform X1, which produces MVWSAPSGEVLIDIVSRPGQTEHGHGALAYGGKQAGVAPARPAAPYAPPYPPAQLRVHQPGYGSAALSYRDSYSRGGGGAVGEYRAGARMSLLGSAYLPPPAPAHHPDPPPFKKIRLSAERPATHQPLRVDTREPVMNTYNNSVEVLSPNPPSEPTVEDQSFRTTKDDLLQQISKVDREMALSEQTLLKLKKKQEELEQSASKPARAEEPEEAPPRHRSLAQCIYADNRKRAASAHAVLSHLGPSVSYPLYNQPQDTQVYHDNIRRHRSFRKRLADHLRKIRLETEKREDALTEEYSRRAADWLRRVERLEMGQKRKAKDARNREFFEKVFPELRKQREERERFNRLGARVKSEAELEEIADGLHEQEHEDKKMRSLTVVPPLLRTRDHHHHHHHHLDTNKRCMDMEAEHKGLQLRNVWTQAERELFREKYLQHPKNFGQIASFLPRKSVRDCVRFYYLSKKAENYKQLLRKPRPRRHARPRPAPEPELPAGVTTRLQRSQGSRGAEKESCLEEMAEPVNCIPVPPAAPATARAEMARTPPLPPSPPPASSAPPAPVTNNTSSSNPAGVTCSSSVSSSSSSCITSSSTITVTSPQSTSGVSVATVSVSSTVTVASNVSVSGTPSPASQPSSSQPSTETPPAQPAQPELPTATVTTSTTTVITTTAVSSGASVSCATGVMVSGVTLTVVSGPPGGSSAPTITQTTSSATSTATDTAASEANSTPSSTIASTTATLTPVSSTCTVCSVAAATRAVAPSQASQYGLDPSVVGARVCEGCHCRCVRARRSRCTVPSCAGPRVKRLRHLPPRWHDLPQDLKRPIMDEFQIPSDLSKCCLTCFKRITRRLDTIGEGGSAPEPTEDEAARFRALLREHGTAWERMATASGRTPASLKAFYFTYRKKLQLDTLISERNPTRGSDTDDSILSSGDTDTASAESPRPPPLPGPRTDAVAPRRHRRDEYDSSATETADEENDAPSTKTVNAVSVTTGVTTVPPGVTVTGVSGTTSGAGVTGVSGVSAAGAGSNGSGPLTVRDVVLNMIEVSLMKNSRPPPLPHTHSMHQAPKVNVSSGHESLATLTVVSGAGHEHSPRSPQRATITPLADKDLMVLHIEPRAPESLLDLSVKRPRHDPPKPQQAHRNTEYSPYRAQERESPTQYNSKPKPVASPRQTLKLPTNPKGSITLGTPVESRFETQRMQSDPKTGSITAGTPVHAPHHLPEKRNFDYYKRRSPGGAYAYSAAPNQPRPQSPSFSNQPSTGAVSRGPYGHERRQIMLTDFITSQQMHGGARRSEQPHAQHGQHAQHAQHGQLVHRRDRDSVSVIQRHTHTYSHPPPGHEAFTSLVNAASAAPALPVPRREEPASPPVHHQPHLQHHQHQQHHQQHEQIRGPREFAMAQKYAQYSTDRRAPPRDSRERMVPIQERHYVIEQHNPHNPHGQHNQQQQQQQHHQHQQQQQQMMIDRHHLNHGQQNVSSSEERRSSSGNYNTTNKRQIHPMERKECRPTVSVTSVPIMSTVVSTPTSVCVSSGVGAGVGVSAGVGTGGASADRARPGDGTLTAASLINAIITHQINQSSDQRFPPKIIRENETSQQPELPRDLPRDMPRELPRELSRDMPRDGEREEPPGHTTSIKLGDLASNIIVRDFSSPNTTSLMHHNTNNRFAVSSADSYTSGGAGGGAAAGGGQAEEWRREAPKHAPYLEPVSPPDNHHSGRSSAGGGTGAGAGGRRYSAVGVGVGGGVLTAYDYVKTRIVEVMRSDSDERAKPLTFPTAYAYPYSALNVATPTAPPPAQASAQLDPPAVAVSVGGGQPEPAPLMSAQYEPLSDED; this is translated from the exons GCCCGGACAGACAGAGCACGGGCACGGGGCACTGGCGTACGGCGGGAAGCAGGCGGGCGTGGCGCCGGCGCGTCCCGCCGCGCCCTACGCGCCGCCCTACCCGCCCGCTCAGCTCCGGGTGCACCAGCCCGGATATGGATCCGCCGCTTTATCATACAG AGACAGTTACAGccgcggcggcggcggcgcggTGGGAGAGTACCGCGCGGGCGCGCGCATGTCGCTCCTGGGGTCTGCGTACCTGCCGCCGCCCGCGCCCGCCCACCATCCGGACCCGCCGCCCTTCAAGAAGATCAGGCTGTCGGCTGAGCGACCCGCCACGCACCAGCCGCTCCGGGTCGACACCAGG GAGCCAGTAATGAACACGTACAACAACAGCGTGGAGGTTCTGTCTCCCAACCCTCCCTCCGAGCCCACCGTCGAAGACCAGAGCTTCCGCACCACCAAGGATGATCTGCTGCAGCAAATATCGAAG GTGGACAGGGAAATGGCGCTATCGGAGCAGACGCTGTTGAAACTAAAGAAGAAGCAGGAGGAACTGGAACAGAGCGCCAGCAAACCGGCCCGCGCCGAGGAGCCCGAGGAGGCGCCGCCCAGGCACAGGAGCCTGGCACAGTGCATCTACGCTGATAATAGGAAGAGG GCCGCATCAGCGCACGCTGTGCTCTCTCACCTGGGTCCGTCCGTGAGTTACCCGCTGTATAACCAGCCTCAGGACACACAGGTCTATCACGACAATATAAGAAGACACCGCTCCTTCAGGAAACGACTCGCAGACCATCTCAGGAAGATCAGGCTCGAGACAGAGAAG CGTGAAGATGCTCTGACAGAAGAATACAGTCGACGAGCTGCAGACTGGCTGAGGAGAGTGGAGCGGCTGGAGATGGGACAGAAGAGAAAGGCCAAGGACGCCAGGAACAGAGAATTCTTTGAAAAG GTGTTTCCGGAGCTCCGTAAACAGCGCGAAGAACGTGAGAGATTCAACCGGCTCGGGGCCCGAGTGAAGTCTGAAGCAGAGTTGGAGGAGATCGCTGATGGGCTCCATGAACAGGAACACGAAGACAAGAAGATGCGATCCTTGACGGTCGTACCACCGCTGTTGAGAACACGCGACCATCatcaccaccaccaccaccatcTCGACACCAACA AGCGCTGTATGGACATGGAAGCTGAACATAAAGGTCTCCAGCTACGGAATGTATGGACTCAGGCTGAGAGAGAACTGTTCCGGGAGAAGTACCTGCAGCACCCCAAGAACTTCGGACAGATAGCATCCTTTCTGCCAAGGAAGAGCGTTCGTGATTGTGTCAG GTTCTACTACTTGTCAAAGAAGGCCGAGAACTACAAACAGTTACTCCGCAAGCCTCGTCCTCGTCGTCACGCCCGCCCGAGACCTGCACCAGAGCCCGAGCTGCCGGCTGGTGTCACCACACGCTTGCAACGAAGTCAAG GATCTCGTGGCGCTGAGAAGGAGTCGTGCCTGGAGGAGATGGCCGAGCCCGTCAATTGCATCCCCGTGCCGCCCGCCGCCCCCGCGACCGCCAG GGCTGAGATGGCGAGGACACCTCCTCTGCCCCCGTCCCCTCCCCCGGCCTCGTCCGCTCCTCCAGCTCCCGTCACCAACAACACCAGCAGCTCGAACCCCGCGGGCGTCACCTGTTCGAGTTCGGTCAGCTCTAGCTCGAGCTCATGCATCACAAGCTCGAGCACTATCACTGTGACCAGCCCGCAAAGCACCAGCGGTGTGAGTGTGGCCACCGTGAGCGTGTCGAGTACTGTGACCGTTGCGAGCAACGTGTCCGTCAGCGGGACGCCCAGCCCGGCCAGTCAGCCCAGCTCTAGTCAGCCGTCCACGGAGACGCCACCAGCTCAGCCCGCGCAGCCTGAACTACCGACGGCCACTGTCACCACCAGCACCACTACAGTCATTACT ACGACGGCGGTGTCGAGCGGCGCTTCCGTCAGCTGTGCCACCGGTGTGATGGTGAGCGGAGTGACCCTCACCGTGGTGAGTGGACCGCCAGGAGGGAGCAGCGCCCCCACCATCACACAGACGACATCCTCGGCTACATCCACCGCCACCGACACAG CGGCATCGGAGGCCAACAGCACGCCTTCTTCTACCATCGCGAGCACCACTGCCACCCTGACGCCTGTAAGCAGTACATGCACGGTATGCTCGGTGGCGGCGGCAACCAGGGCGGTGGCCCCGTCACAGGCATCTCAATACGGCTTGGACCCGTCCGTTGTGGGGGCCCGGGTGTGCGAGGGTTGTCACTGCCGATGTGTGAGAGCCCGCCGGAGTAGGTGCACGGTGCCATCCTGTGCTGGACCGAGAGTCAAACGGCTACGTCACCTGCCGCCACGCTGGCACGATCTCCCGCAAGATCTAAAGAGACCGATCATGGATGAATTCC AGATACCGAGCGACCTCAGCAAGTGCTGCCTGACCTGTTTCAAAAGGATAACACGTCGTTTGGACACGATTGGAGAAGGTGGATCTGCCCCGGAACCGACCGAGGATGAAGCGGCAAGGTTCAGAGCTCTTCTCAGGGAGCACGGCACGGCCTGGGAGAGGATGGCCACCGCCAGCGGTAGGACGCCGGCCAGCCTGAAGGCCTTCTACTTCACTTACAGGAAGAAACTGCAACTCGATACTTTGATAAGTGAGAGGAATCCGACCAGAGGCAGCGACACGGACGACAGTATCCTTAGTTCGGGAGACACGGACACCGCGAGTGCGGAGTCTCCGCGACCCCCGCCGCTCCCGGGTCCGCGGACTGATGCCGTGGCGCCCCGGAGACACAGGAGGGACGAATATGATTCATCCGCCACCGAGACGGCCGACGAGGAAAACGATGCACCCAGTACTAAG acTGTGAACGCAGTATCAGTAACCACGGGGGTGACGACGGTGCCGCCGGGGGTGACGGTGACAGGAGTATCGGGCACTACGAGCGGGGCGGGGGTCACCGGGGTCAGCGGGGTCTCCGCGGCAGGAGCGGGTAGTAACGGCTCCGGGCCTCTGACGGTTCGCGACGTGGTTCTCAACATGATCGAGGTCAGCCTCATGAAGAACTCCCGCCCGCCTCCGCTGCCGCACACACATTCTATGCACCAGGCGCCCAAGGTTAAT GTGTCTTCGGGCCACGAGTCCCTGGCCACTCTGACAGTAGTGAGCGGTGCTGGACACGAGCACTCCCCGCGGTCTCCACAGCGTGCCACTATCACGCCGCTAGCGGACAAGGACCTCATGGTTCTTCACATAGAACCACGCGCGCCTGAGTCGCTGCTCGACCTCAGCGTCAAGAGACCACGCCACGATCCGCCGAAGCCG CAACAAGCTCACCGGAACACTGAATACTCGCCGTACCGAGCCCAGGAGCGTGAATCTCCGACGCAGTACAATTCCAAACCGAAGCCGGTCGCATCCCCCAGACAGACTCTCAAGTTGCCAACCAATCCGAAAGGTTCTATCACACTGGGAACCCCAGTCGAGTCACGTTTCGAGACGCAGCGTATGCAGTCTGACCCCAAGACTGGTTCCATAACTGCCGGGACCCCGGTCCATGCGCCACACCATCTTCCGGAGAAGAGGAACTTCGATTACTACAAGAGGAGGAGCCCAGGGGGAGCATACGCATACTCGGCCGCCCCCAATCAGCCTCGGCCGCAGTCACCGTCGTTCTCAAAC CAGCCGAGTACGGGCGCAGTGTCTCGAGGTCCATACGGTCACGAGCGGCGGCAGATCATGCTGACGGACTTTATCACGTCGCAGCAGATGCACGGTGGAGCCAGACGCAGCGAGCAGCCCCATGCTCAGCACGGACAGCACGCGCAGCACGCGCAGCATGGACAACTCGTCCATCGCCGGGACAGGGATAGCGTGTCCGTCATACAGAGACATACACACACGTACTCGCATCCGCCGCCCG GTCACGAGGCGTTCACGTCTCTAGTGAACGCGGCGTCAGCGGCTCCCGCCCTCCCCGTCCCCCGGAGGGAGGAACCTGCGTCGCCGCCCGTACACCACCAACCGCACCTCCAGCACCACCAGCACCAGCAGCATCATCAACAACACGAACAGATCCG ggGACCCCGGGAATTTGCTATGGCGCAAAAATACGCACAGTACTCAACGGATAGACGAGCTCCGCCTAGAGAcag TCGGGAGCGCATGGTGCCTATCCAAGAACGCCATTACGTGATCGAACAGCATAATCCACACAACCCTCACGGGCAGCACAACCAGCAGCAGCAGCAACAGCAGCATCACCAACATCAACAGCAACAGCAACAGATGATGATTGACAGACACCACTTAAACCATGGCCAG CAGAACGTATCCTCGAGCGAGGAGCGTCGGTCGAGTAGTGGCAATTATAATACGACTAACAAGAGGCAGATACATCCCATGGAACGGAAAGAATG TCGGCCAACTGTGAGTGTTACAAGCGTCCCCATAATGAGCACGGTCGTCAGCACACCCACCAGCGTATGCGTGAGTTCTGGCGTTGGCGCCGGTGTCGGCGTGAGTGCGGGTGTGGGCACAGGCGGGGCCTCAGCGGACCGCGCACGGCCCGGAGACGGCACGCTCACGGCCGCCTCGCTCATCAACGCCATTATCACGCATCAGATAAACCAATCCAGTGATCAACGGTTTCCACCC AAGATAATACGTGAAAATGAAACTTCTCAGCAGCCAGAGCTCCCGAGAGACCTGCCAAGAGACATGCCCCGTGAGCTGCCTCGCGAACTGTCCCGGGACATGCCTCGGGACGGAGAGAGGGAGGAGCCGCCGGGACACACCACTAGCATCAAACTCGGCGATCTCGCGTCCAACATCATAGTCAGAGACTTCAGCAGCCCGAACACCACTTCACTCATGCACCATAA TACCAATAATCGTTTTGCCGTGTCGAGTGCCGACTCGTACACCAGCGGCGGAGCTGGTGGAGGAGCGGCCGCCGGTGGAGGACAAGCAGAGGAGTGGAGGAGGGAGGCTCCCAAACACGCTCCATATCTGGAGCCAGTGTCGCCTCCAGACAATCATCACTCAGG TCGTAGCTCGGCCGGTGGCGGAACTGGCGCCGGCGCAGGCGGTCGTCGGTACAGCGCAGTCGGCGTGGGCGTGGGTGGTGGAGTTCTCACGGCCTACGACTACGTGAAGACTCGCATCGTGGAGGTGATGCGGAGTGACTCGGACGAGCGCGCCAAGCCGCTCACCTTCCCCACGGCCTACGCGTACCCGTACTCGGCTCTGAACGTCGCGACGCCCACGGCTCCTCCGCCGGCCCAGGCCTCGGCTCAGTTGGACCCGCCGGCCGTGGCAGTGTCCGTGGGCGGCGGGCAGCCCGAGCCGGCTCCGCTCATGTCTGCTCAGTACGAGCCGTTGTCGGACGAGGACTGA
- the LOC116777108 gene encoding uncharacterized protein LOC116777108 isoform X3 has translation MVWSAPSGEVLIDIVSRPGQTEHGHGALAYGGKQAGVAPARPAAPYAPPYPPAQLRVHQPGYGSAALSYRDSYSRGGGGAVGEYRAGARMSLLGSAYLPPPAPAHHPDPPPFKKIRLSAERPATHQPLRVDTREPVMNTYNNSVEVLSPNPPSEPTVEDQSFRTTKDDLLQQISKVDREMALSEQTLLKLKKKQEELEQSASKPARAEEPEEAPPRHRSLAQCIYADNRKRAASAHAVLSHLGPSVSYPLYNQPQDTQVYHDNIRRHRSFRKRLADHLRKIRLETEKREDALTEEYSRRAADWLRRVERLEMGQKRKAKDARNREFFEKVFPELRKQREERERFNRLGARVKSEAELEEIADGLHEQEHEDKKMRSLTVVPPLLRTRDHHHHHHHHLDTNKRCMDMEAEHKGLQLRNVWTQAERELFREKYLQHPKNFGQIASFLPRKSVRDCVRFYYLSKKAENYKQLLRKPRPRRHARPRPAPEPELPAGVTTRLQRSQGSRGAEKESCLEEMAEPVNCIPVPPAAPATARAEMARTPPLPPSPPPASSAPPAPVTNNTSSSNPAGVTCSSSVSSSSSSCITSSSTITVTSPQSTSGVSVATVSVSSTVTVASNVSVSGTPSPASQPSSSQPSTETPPAQPAQPELPTATVTTSTTTVITTTAVSSGASVSCATGVMVSGVTLTVVSGPPGGSSAPTITQTTSSATSTATDTAASEANSTPSSTIASTTATLTPVSSTCTVCSVAAATRAVAPSQASQYGLDPSVVGARVCEGCHCRCVRARRSRCTVPSCAGPRVKRLRHLPPRWHDLPQDLKRPIMDEFQIPSDLSKCCLTCFKRITRRLDTIGEGGSAPEPTEDEAARFRALLREHGTAWERMATASGRTPASLKAFYFTYRKKLQLDTLISERNPTRGSDTDDSILSSGDTDTASAESPRPPPLPGPRTDAVAPRRHRRDEYDSSATETADEENDAPSTKTVNAVSVTTGVTTVPPGVTVTGVSGTTSGAGVTGVSGVSAAGAGSNGSGPLTVRDVVLNMIEVSLMKNSRPPPLPHTHSMHQAPKVNVSSGHESLATLTVVSGAGHEHSPRSPQRATITPLADKDLMVLHIEPRAPESLLDLSVKRPRHDPPKPQQAHRNTEYSPYRAQERESPTQYNSKPKPVASPRQTLKLPTNPKGSITLGTPVESRFETQRMQSDPKTGSITAGTPVHAPHHLPEKRNFDYYKRRSPGGAYAYSAAPNQPRPQSPSFSNQPSTGAVSRGPYGHERRQIMLTDFITSQQMHGGARRSEQPHAQHGQHAQHAQHGQLVHRRDRDSVSVIQRHTHTYSHPPPGHEAFTSLVNAASAAPALPVPRREEPASPPVHHQPHLQHHQHQQHHQQHEQIRGPREFAMAQKYAQYSTDRRAPPRDSRERMVPIQERHYVIEQHNPHNPHGQHNQQQQQQQHHQHQQQQQQMMIDRHHLNHGQQNVSSSEERRSSSGNYNTTNKRQIHPMERKECRPTVSVTSVPIMSTVVSTPTSVCVSSGVGAGVGVSAGVGTGGASADRARPGDGTLTAASLINAIITHQINQSSDQRFPPIIRENETSQQPELPRDLPRDMPRELPRELSRDMPRDGEREEPPGHTTSIKLGDLASNIIVRDFSSPNTTSLMHHNTNNRFAVSSADSYTSGGAGGGAAAGGGQAEEWRREAPKHAPYLEPVSPPDNHHSGRSSAGGGTGAGAGGRRYSAVGVGVGGGVLTAYDYVKTRIVEVMRSDSDERAKPLTFPTAYAYPYSALNVATPTAPPPAQASAQLDPPAVAVSVGGGQPEPAPLMSAQYEPLSDED, from the exons GCCCGGACAGACAGAGCACGGGCACGGGGCACTGGCGTACGGCGGGAAGCAGGCGGGCGTGGCGCCGGCGCGTCCCGCCGCGCCCTACGCGCCGCCCTACCCGCCCGCTCAGCTCCGGGTGCACCAGCCCGGATATGGATCCGCCGCTTTATCATACAG AGACAGTTACAGccgcggcggcggcggcgcggTGGGAGAGTACCGCGCGGGCGCGCGCATGTCGCTCCTGGGGTCTGCGTACCTGCCGCCGCCCGCGCCCGCCCACCATCCGGACCCGCCGCCCTTCAAGAAGATCAGGCTGTCGGCTGAGCGACCCGCCACGCACCAGCCGCTCCGGGTCGACACCAGG GAGCCAGTAATGAACACGTACAACAACAGCGTGGAGGTTCTGTCTCCCAACCCTCCCTCCGAGCCCACCGTCGAAGACCAGAGCTTCCGCACCACCAAGGATGATCTGCTGCAGCAAATATCGAAG GTGGACAGGGAAATGGCGCTATCGGAGCAGACGCTGTTGAAACTAAAGAAGAAGCAGGAGGAACTGGAACAGAGCGCCAGCAAACCGGCCCGCGCCGAGGAGCCCGAGGAGGCGCCGCCCAGGCACAGGAGCCTGGCACAGTGCATCTACGCTGATAATAGGAAGAGG GCCGCATCAGCGCACGCTGTGCTCTCTCACCTGGGTCCGTCCGTGAGTTACCCGCTGTATAACCAGCCTCAGGACACACAGGTCTATCACGACAATATAAGAAGACACCGCTCCTTCAGGAAACGACTCGCAGACCATCTCAGGAAGATCAGGCTCGAGACAGAGAAG CGTGAAGATGCTCTGACAGAAGAATACAGTCGACGAGCTGCAGACTGGCTGAGGAGAGTGGAGCGGCTGGAGATGGGACAGAAGAGAAAGGCCAAGGACGCCAGGAACAGAGAATTCTTTGAAAAG GTGTTTCCGGAGCTCCGTAAACAGCGCGAAGAACGTGAGAGATTCAACCGGCTCGGGGCCCGAGTGAAGTCTGAAGCAGAGTTGGAGGAGATCGCTGATGGGCTCCATGAACAGGAACACGAAGACAAGAAGATGCGATCCTTGACGGTCGTACCACCGCTGTTGAGAACACGCGACCATCatcaccaccaccaccaccatcTCGACACCAACA AGCGCTGTATGGACATGGAAGCTGAACATAAAGGTCTCCAGCTACGGAATGTATGGACTCAGGCTGAGAGAGAACTGTTCCGGGAGAAGTACCTGCAGCACCCCAAGAACTTCGGACAGATAGCATCCTTTCTGCCAAGGAAGAGCGTTCGTGATTGTGTCAG GTTCTACTACTTGTCAAAGAAGGCCGAGAACTACAAACAGTTACTCCGCAAGCCTCGTCCTCGTCGTCACGCCCGCCCGAGACCTGCACCAGAGCCCGAGCTGCCGGCTGGTGTCACCACACGCTTGCAACGAAGTCAAG GATCTCGTGGCGCTGAGAAGGAGTCGTGCCTGGAGGAGATGGCCGAGCCCGTCAATTGCATCCCCGTGCCGCCCGCCGCCCCCGCGACCGCCAG GGCTGAGATGGCGAGGACACCTCCTCTGCCCCCGTCCCCTCCCCCGGCCTCGTCCGCTCCTCCAGCTCCCGTCACCAACAACACCAGCAGCTCGAACCCCGCGGGCGTCACCTGTTCGAGTTCGGTCAGCTCTAGCTCGAGCTCATGCATCACAAGCTCGAGCACTATCACTGTGACCAGCCCGCAAAGCACCAGCGGTGTGAGTGTGGCCACCGTGAGCGTGTCGAGTACTGTGACCGTTGCGAGCAACGTGTCCGTCAGCGGGACGCCCAGCCCGGCCAGTCAGCCCAGCTCTAGTCAGCCGTCCACGGAGACGCCACCAGCTCAGCCCGCGCAGCCTGAACTACCGACGGCCACTGTCACCACCAGCACCACTACAGTCATTACT ACGACGGCGGTGTCGAGCGGCGCTTCCGTCAGCTGTGCCACCGGTGTGATGGTGAGCGGAGTGACCCTCACCGTGGTGAGTGGACCGCCAGGAGGGAGCAGCGCCCCCACCATCACACAGACGACATCCTCGGCTACATCCACCGCCACCGACACAG CGGCATCGGAGGCCAACAGCACGCCTTCTTCTACCATCGCGAGCACCACTGCCACCCTGACGCCTGTAAGCAGTACATGCACGGTATGCTCGGTGGCGGCGGCAACCAGGGCGGTGGCCCCGTCACAGGCATCTCAATACGGCTTGGACCCGTCCGTTGTGGGGGCCCGGGTGTGCGAGGGTTGTCACTGCCGATGTGTGAGAGCCCGCCGGAGTAGGTGCACGGTGCCATCCTGTGCTGGACCGAGAGTCAAACGGCTACGTCACCTGCCGCCACGCTGGCACGATCTCCCGCAAGATCTAAAGAGACCGATCATGGATGAATTCC AGATACCGAGCGACCTCAGCAAGTGCTGCCTGACCTGTTTCAAAAGGATAACACGTCGTTTGGACACGATTGGAGAAGGTGGATCTGCCCCGGAACCGACCGAGGATGAAGCGGCAAGGTTCAGAGCTCTTCTCAGGGAGCACGGCACGGCCTGGGAGAGGATGGCCACCGCCAGCGGTAGGACGCCGGCCAGCCTGAAGGCCTTCTACTTCACTTACAGGAAGAAACTGCAACTCGATACTTTGATAAGTGAGAGGAATCCGACCAGAGGCAGCGACACGGACGACAGTATCCTTAGTTCGGGAGACACGGACACCGCGAGTGCGGAGTCTCCGCGACCCCCGCCGCTCCCGGGTCCGCGGACTGATGCCGTGGCGCCCCGGAGACACAGGAGGGACGAATATGATTCATCCGCCACCGAGACGGCCGACGAGGAAAACGATGCACCCAGTACTAAG acTGTGAACGCAGTATCAGTAACCACGGGGGTGACGACGGTGCCGCCGGGGGTGACGGTGACAGGAGTATCGGGCACTACGAGCGGGGCGGGGGTCACCGGGGTCAGCGGGGTCTCCGCGGCAGGAGCGGGTAGTAACGGCTCCGGGCCTCTGACGGTTCGCGACGTGGTTCTCAACATGATCGAGGTCAGCCTCATGAAGAACTCCCGCCCGCCTCCGCTGCCGCACACACATTCTATGCACCAGGCGCCCAAGGTTAAT GTGTCTTCGGGCCACGAGTCCCTGGCCACTCTGACAGTAGTGAGCGGTGCTGGACACGAGCACTCCCCGCGGTCTCCACAGCGTGCCACTATCACGCCGCTAGCGGACAAGGACCTCATGGTTCTTCACATAGAACCACGCGCGCCTGAGTCGCTGCTCGACCTCAGCGTCAAGAGACCACGCCACGATCCGCCGAAGCCG CAACAAGCTCACCGGAACACTGAATACTCGCCGTACCGAGCCCAGGAGCGTGAATCTCCGACGCAGTACAATTCCAAACCGAAGCCGGTCGCATCCCCCAGACAGACTCTCAAGTTGCCAACCAATCCGAAAGGTTCTATCACACTGGGAACCCCAGTCGAGTCACGTTTCGAGACGCAGCGTATGCAGTCTGACCCCAAGACTGGTTCCATAACTGCCGGGACCCCGGTCCATGCGCCACACCATCTTCCGGAGAAGAGGAACTTCGATTACTACAAGAGGAGGAGCCCAGGGGGAGCATACGCATACTCGGCCGCCCCCAATCAGCCTCGGCCGCAGTCACCGTCGTTCTCAAAC CAGCCGAGTACGGGCGCAGTGTCTCGAGGTCCATACGGTCACGAGCGGCGGCAGATCATGCTGACGGACTTTATCACGTCGCAGCAGATGCACGGTGGAGCCAGACGCAGCGAGCAGCCCCATGCTCAGCACGGACAGCACGCGCAGCACGCGCAGCATGGACAACTCGTCCATCGCCGGGACAGGGATAGCGTGTCCGTCATACAGAGACATACACACACGTACTCGCATCCGCCGCCCG GTCACGAGGCGTTCACGTCTCTAGTGAACGCGGCGTCAGCGGCTCCCGCCCTCCCCGTCCCCCGGAGGGAGGAACCTGCGTCGCCGCCCGTACACCACCAACCGCACCTCCAGCACCACCAGCACCAGCAGCATCATCAACAACACGAACAGATCCG ggGACCCCGGGAATTTGCTATGGCGCAAAAATACGCACAGTACTCAACGGATAGACGAGCTCCGCCTAGAGAcag TCGGGAGCGCATGGTGCCTATCCAAGAACGCCATTACGTGATCGAACAGCATAATCCACACAACCCTCACGGGCAGCACAACCAGCAGCAGCAGCAACAGCAGCATCACCAACATCAACAGCAACAGCAACAGATGATGATTGACAGACACCACTTAAACCATGGCCAG CAGAACGTATCCTCGAGCGAGGAGCGTCGGTCGAGTAGTGGCAATTATAATACGACTAACAAGAGGCAGATACATCCCATGGAACGGAAAGAATG TCGGCCAACTGTGAGTGTTACAAGCGTCCCCATAATGAGCACGGTCGTCAGCACACCCACCAGCGTATGCGTGAGTTCTGGCGTTGGCGCCGGTGTCGGCGTGAGTGCGGGTGTGGGCACAGGCGGGGCCTCAGCGGACCGCGCACGGCCCGGAGACGGCACGCTCACGGCCGCCTCGCTCATCAACGCCATTATCACGCATCAGATAAACCAATCCAGTGATCAACGGTTTCCACCC ATAATACGTGAAAATGAAACTTCTCAGCAGCCAGAGCTCCCGAGAGACCTGCCAAGAGACATGCCCCGTGAGCTGCCTCGCGAACTGTCCCGGGACATGCCTCGGGACGGAGAGAGGGAGGAGCCGCCGGGACACACCACTAGCATCAAACTCGGCGATCTCGCGTCCAACATCATAGTCAGAGACTTCAGCAGCCCGAACACCACTTCACTCATGCACCATAA TACCAATAATCGTTTTGCCGTGTCGAGTGCCGACTCGTACACCAGCGGCGGAGCTGGTGGAGGAGCGGCCGCCGGTGGAGGACAAGCAGAGGAGTGGAGGAGGGAGGCTCCCAAACACGCTCCATATCTGGAGCCAGTGTCGCCTCCAGACAATCATCACTCAGG TCGTAGCTCGGCCGGTGGCGGAACTGGCGCCGGCGCAGGCGGTCGTCGGTACAGCGCAGTCGGCGTGGGCGTGGGTGGTGGAGTTCTCACGGCCTACGACTACGTGAAGACTCGCATCGTGGAGGTGATGCGGAGTGACTCGGACGAGCGCGCCAAGCCGCTCACCTTCCCCACGGCCTACGCGTACCCGTACTCGGCTCTGAACGTCGCGACGCCCACGGCTCCTCCGCCGGCCCAGGCCTCGGCTCAGTTGGACCCGCCGGCCGTGGCAGTGTCCGTGGGCGGCGGGCAGCCCGAGCCGGCTCCGCTCATGTCTGCTCAGTACGAGCCGTTGTCGGACGAGGACTGA